The genome window TTAGTTTGATtgtacaacacttactccaaataatacgaaaatcaaaatgaaactataATGAAaataatctttattaatctttaattccaataacagtcaacacttgactttggaaaacacggggtgttacatggcCGAAATGCGATCTCCCAGGCCCCTGAAGGACACTCAGCAGCTAAACGGGAGACTAATAGCGTTAAACCATTTCTTGTCAAAGGTAGCCGACAAGACCCTTCCCTTCATGAAAGTGTTGAAAGACTGCCTCCAGACAAACAAGTTTAAATGGACCACAGAGGCTGAGGCTGCCTTCCAAGAAATGAAAGCTTACATCTGCAAGCTCCCAACGTTGGCCACCCCAGTACCCGGGGAGTCGTTGCTCCATATCTGTCCGCCTCAAAAACGACCATAAGTGCGGTCATGATGGTAGAACGGGAAGGGAAGCAGATCCCCATATATTTCATCAGCAGAACACTTAAAGGTCCCGAAGAACGCTACATGCCTCTAGAGAAGCTAGCATTAGCTCTTATCTTCGCATCCCGAAGACTCAGGAGGTACTTCCAAGGGCACAAGATTACCCTGATGACCGATCAACCCCTTCAAAAGGTACTCAGGAGGCCGGAGCTATCGGGACGGTTGGCTAAGTGGGCTGTGGAGCTGGGGGAACACTCTCTGGAGTTTAAGCCCAGGACAGCCATGAAGGGGCAGATACTGGCCAATTTCTTAGCGGAGGTCCCTGAGGACAAGGAGAAGGAACTTTTAAGGTGGGAAGCCTTAGAAaaggaagaaagagagaaggaggACGAGGCGGTGTGGAAGTTACTCACCGACGGGGCATCTAGTGAAGAAAGGAGTGGAGCAGGAATCACTCTGATGAGCCCCGAGTGGATTGAGCTGATATACGCCATACCGTTAGACTTCGAGAACACCAACAATACTGCAGAGTACGAGGCCCTCTTAGCAGGGATGAGGCTGGCACAAAAAATGAAAGCAAGGCACGTGGAGGCTAGCACTGATTCACAACTGGTAGTAAAGCAGTACTAAGGAGAGTATGAAGCCAAAGACAGCACCATGGCTCAGTACGTGGCAAAAGTGAAAGAAATGGCCAAGGCATTTAAAACTTTCAAACTGGAATACATCCCCCGAGGATGAAACAGAAAATCTGATGCCCTCAGTAAGCTGGCCTCAGTGGCATTTGACCACCCCGCGAAAGAAATTAAGGTGGAGGTCCTGACATCCCCTTCCCTTAACACGAAGGAGGTAGCTACAGTTGAGGGTACTCGGGAAACGTGGATGACACCGATTATCAAATTCTTCAGGGATGGAATTTTACCCGAGGGGGAATGGGCAGCCAGAAAGATAAGGGTCAAAGCCCTGCAATACGAACTGATCGATGAGGAGTTATACCGAAGGTCATATCTGGGTCCATCCCTGAAGTGTGTCGATATGGAAGAAGCTGAATATGTGGTTAGGGAAATGCATGAGGGGATTTGCGGAATGCATTCGGGACCAAGGACGATAGTGACGAAGGCAATGAATGCAGGGTTTTACTGGCCACGAATGTACGAAACAACATCTGAGGAAATCAAGAAATGTGATAACTGCCAGGTGCATGCACCAATGACCCACCGACACAAACACCCCATGATACCGGTCTCAACATCCTGGCCATTCCAAAAATGGGCTATCGACATAATTGGGCCATTCCCGGAAGGCCCGGGAGGGGTCAAATATGTGGTGGTGGCTATTGATTATTTCACCAAATGGATCGAAGCGAAGCCCCTGGCCAAAATCACTGGAGAACAGATGAGGCGGTTCGTACTAGACAACATCATCTGCAGATACGGGGTCCCAAAAGAACTGGTGAGCGACAATGGCGTTCAATTTGCTAGAAGACCCTTCAAACCGTGGTGCGAGCAAATGCACATTCAGCAAGTGTTCACGTCCGTCACCCACGCCCAAAGCAATGGCTTGGTGGAAAGAGCTAACCAGAACGTCATCAAGGGAATTAAAGGAAGGCTCGGAAGAAAACAAAAGGGCTGGCTGGAAGAACTTCCATTCGTGCTATGGGCATACAGGACAACTCCTAAAAGTTGCAATGGGGAGACTCCGTTCAGCCTTACCTACGGGACAAAAGCCGTCATCCCCGCTGAGATAGGATCCCCGACTGCCCGAATGAAGCTCCGGGATGAGGAAAATGAACAGGACCTCAGGATGAACTTGAACTTGTTGGAAGAAAGAAGGGAGATAGCCGCAGTCAAGGAGGCCAAATACAAGAGGCTACTGGAGAGTTATTACAACACCAGGATGAAGAGGCTAAACCTCGTCCCAGGGGATCTAGTCCTTAGAGCCAATGAAGCCAGCCTGCAAGAAAGCACTGGAAAGCTAGGCCCCAACTGGGAGGGACCCTACCGAGTCACATGGGCAAACGGCAAAGGAACTTGCAAATTGGAAACACTTGAAGGCAAGGAGGTCCCCAGGACCTGGAATCTCATGCAGCTTAGGAAATATTATGTGTAAGGGGTCCACCCCCAAGAAAAACGGCCAAGAGCCACTTTTGTAACAATTAACTATTAGTCTGTGGCTCCCCCAAAGACAAACCTTTTGTAACAATCTATGATGGGAAGTGTAAATCCCCAAGGATTAAATGAAAAACGGACAGAACATGTCCCCTTTTGAAAAAACAATGGACATCACACCTAGGCAGACGTGCCCGGGAACACCATTAAACCTAATTAACAGGCAAGCACACGTGTACAAGGCATCCCAAACATGCCAAAAGCTCGGCCGTGGGGCTAATAAGGGTCTAGCTAACCCGAAGAAAACAGACATAACAAGTCAAAAACATAAAATcacattataaacttgtccatcGATTGGCCTTGTACAGACAATcatagtttaacaaacaaacaaaaaaaatacaacaTACTCTTATAAACAAAACCACGAAAGGAAGTCTGCTTTATCCATATAAAGTACATACACAAAGAAAGGCCTCAGTAGCCTTGGCAAGAGTGAATAACATACGAAATTACAAATACAACAAAACGAAGCAAAGATACGACTCCCCGCCAAACAGTCTAAAAGTCTCCAGGGAAGCACCAAACTGACCCTCGGTAAAAACCCCTGCAAAACAAACAGCCACAACAAGAAACAGGCAAAAAACAAAGAGGTAGTATACAGTCATAAGCCATACGATTAGAAGTTAAGGAGGTCCCCGACACGAAGGACCCCCTTCCAAGCAGTCAAACAAAGTTCAAAAGTACCCTAGGACAGGTAAAGTTATCCATATTACAACTCGAAAGATGTTAAATGTCTGAAATTCACTGGGGATCACCCCCGGACAGAGATGGCGGAGACGAAGGGCCGGCAGAGGAGAACAGGGCTTTTAATTCATCAATAGATATCAGGGGATGCTCCAGGATTTTCCCGAGGATGGCCGGGGTTTTACGCCTAAACTCTTCATTCAGCTTGGACAACCTCTTCTTTGCCTTAGAATTGTAAAGAGGAGTCTCCTTTCTGCCCAGGCCCTGAGCAGAATAGGCATAGCCATCCTTTAATCCTGACTGGTAGCCAACATCCCTGTATGCCCTGTACACCTCCTCCAGGCCACTCTTGAAATCCTCCGACTGAGCAACAGCAGCAAGAAAGGCCCTAAAGCCTTCAGTAATCAACCAGTGCTTCTCCCTTGCCAATTGTTGGTTGTCGTCAGAAGCTATCCCATAGTCTGCATACATGGTGTTAAGCTGCTCCTGGGAAACGGAGCCAACTTCCTTTAAATGCTTCAGCAGCCAACTCTTCTTTCTCTTCAACCAGCGCCGCCATCTCCTGCTCCCAAGCCCGTTCCTTTCTCTCCAGCATAGCTCCAGTCCCCTGGACGAAAGATCAACATATAAAAAGGGGGGGAAGGACTGTGTACCTTCTCCTCAGCAACTTCCTCTCGGCATCAACCACTTGGCACCTAATCCCAGCAGCAACTGACTGGGAAGCCTTAAGCTCAGCCTTAAGCCCTTCATTTGCCCTCCTCAAATCATCAATCCTCTGCAACATACCAGCCCCCCTAAAAAAGCTCTCGCACAGGGACATGCTATACTGATCCTCGAAAAGATCATCCTTCAAAGCAGAATTCACAAATCTGTGAGAAGGAGGGACAGCATGGCTCAAGAAGTCTCTAGCAGACTCAGGAGTCCCTATCACCGAGGAACTAGTCACCTTCCACTTGGGGACATAAGTAAGAGGGATGGCATCGGCAAACAGGGGGCAAGAGGGGATCGATGAGCAGGACCTTCAAGGAGGGTGGGTCTACTAGTCCCAGTAGCATGAGAAGGCGAAAGCTCAAAAGCTGAGGAAAAACGGGCTATGCCCACCTCGGAGGCCTTGTCCCGAACACGGGAAGAAGAGGGACCAGTAGGAATCTCTATGGGCTCCTGGAAACTCCCCTGTGAAGTAAGAAAAAGAACATCAGAGGCAAGGCAAAAACAGAAAAAATGAAATAAAGGGAGGATAAGGCTTACCAGCAAAGGGGCACTCACTAGGCTCGAAGACCTCAGGTGTTTAGACAGGGAACCTTTGATCCCAGCAGGGGGGAGATCAGAAGCAACTTTCGATGAAGGAGGAGGTTTTTGACAACTGGCACTCCGAAGTCTTTGACGAATATTGCGGGGAGCTGGGGCTGGCTGAGGACTGACAGATCTTCTCTTACGAACTAACTGAATTTccacatcttcatcatcacttcggCCAGAAGGATGAACAGGAGGAAAGTCAGGGGAACTTTCCTCCTCATCAGAAGGGTTCTCCTCATCACCACCCACGGCAGTAGAGCCCCCGGCCTGAGTGGATCCCCCAGTAACCTGTACCTCCGCATTCAATCTGGGATCGATCTCGTTGTCAACTACAAACTTGACATCTTTGGAATCGCCCTGAAGTAGCCTCCACAAAGTTATCTCTACACAAAAAAGAGACATTAAAGATGACTGCACAATCTTTAAGACATAGAAAAGGGGTGACTATAAGTAACAGATCAAGAGTAAAGAAATACCCTTGTTGCCGAAAAAAGCCCTAGGACGAACCGGATAGGAGGGGCCCAACCCTCCCATGGCAAGCATCCCCTCGGAAAAAGTAAACGCCCTCGTCGGATTCTCGCACATCCGTTTCCACTGAACGGTTTCGGTTGGGACAGAGTAGGAACAACATCTTCAATCGCAGCATCAAGATCTCTCGGCAGTGAGGACTCCGGCAGCATAGCAGCAGAGACAAAGATGAATCTGCTTTTCCAATCCTTTGGATAGGTGGAGGTGGGCATGAAACTATAACAGGGCTTCAAGACATTGTTCTGTCGTTTTGCAAAGGTAAACCAATCCCCATCCGAAACTAGCCTATAGAACATGCAGAACAGAGGAATAGAAGGCTCCCCTGAAATGGCTGCACAGGATAGCTCAAAATGGACCACCCTCATAAACCCTAAAGGGTGCATCTGAGAAAAGTGGACACCAAAGTGACGAAGTAGAGCGACTTTGAAAGGGGAAAGAGGATACCGAACCCCACAGGAGGAAAAAGCCAGTGTGTAAATGGGGATTCTGTCTGGTGTGCATTCTGCCGGTTCGTTAGGGCCCGGCAAGGAAGGAGAAAACTGTTCAGGGATCTTATACGCTTCAACGAAGGACTTCAAGTCCTTTGCCGTCAGTACTGATCTTATCGATGAGCGACCACAACGACTCATGATCGAAGAGGAAACGATGGTTAAGGGGAGTTGtcacgaagaagaaaagaaatcgAAATGATTTGAATAGGAAATCTGAAAAGGGGGACAGGGTATTTAAAGAGGTATAACTGACATGCAGGTAACTGTCATGTCATTAGTcccttcaaaattcaaaaaagggGCACGTGTTACTAGGGGATTAACTCCCGCTATAGGAGTTCGGCGATGTGATGATTAGTGGGGACGGTTAATTATAACTGACCTGGAGTGGACCCACAGGAAAAAAATACTCTTTGAACGGTTGTGACTCAGCCCCGGATCATGAGCCTCGGGTCTCAgaaccagggactaaagatgacttgacgGCGGGCCAGTGGGAAAGCCCACTTTACCCGCTTTGGACTATCTTTAGGAAGGCCCAATTATACGAAAGCCCACAAAATAGAGTTACATTGCCCATTAAGGCTTCTCTCCTTTTGTAAAGAGCGGGAAAACAGCTAGCAAAGATAACAGGCTTCATTTAATGCTCGATAAGAATGGGATCTCGTCTGAAACAAGGTACTTCTCCGGCTGGAGCATTAATTAAGGAGAACATCTCACCATTGGGGGTCAGACGCGTGTCTGCACCCCCCGAGAGCCCCCAAAAACCGTTAGATCACATGTGGAGATATCTAGTGAGATAAGGACCGGCTGTTATATAAGAGCAAGCATGAAGGAACAAAGGCAGGTATCATCTCCGGAACCATCTCATTTACTACACTCTCATTTACTCTCCTCTCATTAATTCCGACTAACATTCTCTTACATTTAATACCCACATACGTATTTATTAGATTCACACCAAAGAGGAAACCTTCCGGTGATTCTACTCATCGGGAGAAGCTCCTTTCATTTtcccggcaagtttacttactctcacgccggagcttggtcacggatccccctcccggggtccCCCGTGATGAGGCTAACGGTTTGTTCTTTTGTAGCAACGAAGATAAAGGCTCTTGACGTCAACGAAGATCCATCTAACGTCATCCGGGAGTTGGGTATTCGACAGTAGAAAAAGTGGACTTTTAGCGCTTACTATCGTGAACGAGTGGAACATGAAACCCTTTCTAGATCATGTGGCAGAGCTTTTAGCTTCATCCAAACCCGTAAACTTGTACCTTGGGTGAATCCTTCCTGAAGCCatgttttatgttttgtttttactAGTATGTTTAAGTAAGTACTGAGATGCTTCAGCTTATTATATAGATCGTTGGCTTATGTCTAAGATGGTTAATTTAATGATTGATCAGGTTTTATTTAACTGATAATAGATGCTTTTATCGACTGTCCATTGTTTCCTAATAGAATTTCGCAAGTCCACCACCACAACCCAAATCAGACCGGTACTTTGTATCAGTTTAATCCAAACAGAAGAAAAGATTGTTATGTACGGAGTCAGTCGTTCTTAAGCCAGGATGCAGGTTATTTCAGTTTTTTTATTATAAGCATAAAGGACGATTATTTTTTACTTGGCAAATCTAGAATAATTATAGGTTTTGTTAATAAAGATTATGTGACCAAACGACAATAGCCATGGAGAGGCACCTTATACAAGTACTTGTGGTGTAAGATTTGCATCGCTCATCGACCCCTTCCCTGTGCTGAATTCACCACCAAAGTCAGCCCTCACGCCACTTTACAGCAATGGGGTAGGCATGAGAGATGCTTTAAGCGCACACACATAGGACTAATGTTGGAAAATTTCTCAGATTGTTGGATATTCGTCTTGCTTTCGTAAGGAGGTCGGTTCACATGGGTTGGGTGTTCATCGTTTTAAAAAGGTGGCATGACTAAAGCAAGTGCCAATGAATCTTGGGAAATGCATGAATAGAAAATAAAGAATTCCCACCAAATGGTGAATGCTTCTTAAGTACATTTTTAATGTGAGTTTTGGTTTCAATCTTGGTGTCACTCCTCTTGTATTTATATGTATTAGAAATCACATTGTCTGATGATAAGGGTGGTTGAGATGTACAAACACAACACTTTATTTGGCTTTTTTCTTTTAATAGGATGCTTGCTATCTTTTCCATTGCTTTAGAGACAAGGTAGCTCGGGGGTAGGTACTCTTGTTTTGCACAAAAATCGAATATAAATGTTATTGAGTTTCGAGCACGGTAATTATTTTGACTGCTTGCGCTTCGCGAAGCCTTAGTTACACCTAATtttagaccatggggtatggtggggcggggatTTGGGGCATGAGttacccggggtggtgacttgggcgtttctctccaacccacgccccataccccatagtgtTACATAGGTAGTCGTACATCTATGGTACGGGGAATATGAGGGCATGTTTATCTTCGGAACCAATATCATAAGTACTCTCTTTTATCATTTTTTTCCAACATCAAACTCCATGCGGATACCAAGTTACCAACACATATTCTccattatatatattttgatcACTTAACAAACAATGGTTGTATGTGGTTCAAACATTGGTTGTTTGGAATATGTGGTTCAACCAATGAGTTGGAATATTATTATAGTACTAAAGTTAATATCAAGTGAGGTTGCAACATTGCACATCCttgaataaataaaaaaaccattTCTTTGAGACATGGAACTCAACTAACATAACTGAATCATACCTATACAAATAGAAATACATAGAACTCGTctagtttttctaaaactttttCTCACTATTTACTAGACATATAACAACCCAAAGTTTATGTCAAGACATGGAAAGTGATTATTACGACAAttgttattttttaataaaatcttgtaaCTTATCCTCCTAACAGACGCATTGTTAGGAGGATAACTAGTAAAGCTTTCAAATTTTGGACAGTTAATTAACTAAAAGAAAAACAGTGAAGTCATGAGTCATGACCAAGAGTGCCAAGCCAATCAAAGCTATAGACAACACCCGTTAAAtgtgatgatgaaaatgaaaatggTGAAGCGCTGGTGAATCTGAATCTGTGTGTTCGTGTACATTGGGCTTGATCTGGATGTTGAACTTGCATTGATCTTTCGGTGGGTCTTGCTCGACTTGTGTTGCTAACCCATCAAAATCGCAACTTTCTTTCGATTGGTTGGACATTTGAAAGAACGAGTTAAAAGCATAAGACACCATTTCGCACTCACCGAGGCCGCTACATAATCCACCGTCGGCAAATGCGCTACAATCGGCATGTTCACACGCGTAGTCCATAGTCTCATTGAGTTTTTGTTTGTCATGAGGCACATCTGACCTCAAAATACACCACTTCTTAGACTGAAAAGTGACAATTTTGGCTCCTACTAATTTCTTGTTCTTGTCTTTTGCATCCAACAGGTTGAATCGGAGGAATGTATTTAGAAAATACCTCAAATAGATTTCCGAGCACACTGTATGTATGTATTTTCCGTCGTACACTGGAACTCCTTTCGGAACCACACCTGCACATCCGTCTTTCGATTTAGCTCGTTCCATCAATCCTTCTCTTAAAGGATTTAGATGTGAAAACTTGACACGGATATCTTATTTTGAAATGAAATATGAAGATTTTATTTTTGATACTTGAATCGAATTGAGGAAATCATTCACAAAGAAAAAAGAATTAGCCCCTTGAGATGCAATTTGAAGCTGCCACGTAGCCCTAATTTTTCTTATATATAAAATAGACTAGGTTAGATACCCGTGTGCTACACGGGTTGAAAACAATGTAAAATATGTAATACATAActctaaatatttttttttataaatgaaataaaatattactaataaatgtcTTTTGTGAGATTAACATTCAAACACACCTTAACTTCAATTTAGAGTATCTAAGCGACCACAACTTAGCATGCATAGGACCTTCTTTGAATCAATAAGCTTATATAACTTCCAACAAAGTTAAAGTAGCAACAACATTATTGTGATAGTACATCAATAACTTTTGAACACTTCCACCAAGAGCCTTTAATCCAGCAAAATGTATAAGTGAATCAAACACGCATAACAATTTTAATTGCAGCCTTTTTATatctataaaaaaacaaaataaaataaaacaatgaGTAAATAAGTTTACTTTGAGGAGGTAATAACAACGCCTCTCATTGAGGCGCTTGTCCATCATGTCCATAtgcataaaaaaaataaacaaacattaATACTCACTCCTTGAAGGCATTGTACAGTCTATACTCCGGATCATCAGCACATAATGCGATGATCTTATCATCCATGAGGTTGTCATTTAATGTCATTATGTTCAATGATAgttaaaaataaacttttttttgAAACATAATATCATACTTGAGTGATAATGGGCATGACACCAATTGCTTTTGAATGAAGAAAACAGCTTGGAGGGTTGGTTTGCCAACCTGCAAAAACATTGATCATTTCTCATTAATCATAGTTAATACATAAATTCACAAAGATTTTTTGACTCTCTAGAAGGGTTGCAGCTTTTAATTATCAGCAAACGCAAACTGTAGAAACAAAATATACAGAttaacagtaacattttctctctcctccactcacaaccactttttatactctttatattataaaaactccaGACACACAATTtaatggattggatgtgaatgctctaaggtaGTCTTCATGCTCACCATCGTACTAATCTACTTTTAGTCTTTCACTCTTTTCATCCTTAACCTATCTATAAAATCTTGACACCTATTCCTTTTCTCGAACCCAAACTCAAACCTACCCTATAGACAAAAACACAAAGTACCCTCTTACATCCACTTCAAATATCAACCTCTGTGTTGTGTTTGGATTGCAGTCAATAAGAACATATTTGCACCAAAACCCAATCCATGACAAATGAAACCCCTAGTTTTCCACTTAATAGAAACCGATCGTTCAATCATAACTCATAATACAAAATAATTTCCATTAAAGAGTTCTTAACCCTTACTTAGTAAGTAACTTAAAACTTTTTCtaccaaaaaaaaattaaaatctttTATGACTTACTCCTACAAAATAATTTTCATTACAATTGATCATGGGAGCCTACATCACTTAGAATGGGAAAGTGTATGTATCTTCAAAGTAGCAGCATTGTCACACTTACTTAACTTAGGCCACTGTCCAATACCATATAAATTCAGCACATATGGCCACTGtccaaaaaaacataaaatatagaaCTAATGATGTTTTTGGATTATTCCCATGGTTAATAAACAAAGAATTACTTCAGTTATATCCTTTCAGAAGTTCAAACATTCATACTTATCCATCTAAATTCATGATAGCATATCCATCTAAATTCATGATAGCATATTTATCCTTTCAAAATATTGTTTCATAGTAAATAAAATCTTACGAATAATAGTTTGTTTCATAATTAACAAATAAGAAAACAATTTCATTACTACGAATCATCAAATCAAAGTTCATAATATATATTACTATCTCTATACAAGAATAATCGATCAAAAAGTTGATCCATACAAACCCACATCTTGAAATCATAAAAGAAATCATACAAACCAACAAATATACGTATTTCAATGTATGGAAATTTTAACATGACTATAGCCaatgaaaattaaattaaataaataaatctaataatgaaaaattaaaaaaatatataagtaCCTACAAAGAATCACCAATTAGTGTTTTAGAGGACCAATATAATGACAAATACTGCAACGAATCACCAAGCAGAGCTTTTCTCTTCCTTTATTTGAAAGTCACTGTATCAAATCAAAGTTCATAATATATCTTTCCAGAGCCATCGTGAGAGAATGCAGATGAAGATTTTGGAAACTGTATCAGCATAGCATGATGGAAAGTTTTAAACTTAGCATCTGAGATTGTGAGGGAAGATAGATAGTTTAGTTAGGGTTTGTGAGGAGACTGTTGAAAAGAACCGCATACGGGCGCAATGTTTAACGAAATGAAAAATTGATTAGGGTTAGAAGAGCATATGGGGCACTCGTGACCCGAAGAAAAACCCAGACACcataagttttatttatttattataatagtAAGATAATTAGATTATAGTGCAGGCTGTAACAGCATTTGTTGGGCTTCAGCCCCTAATCCACTTCCATAGCCACTGATCGTCTTATCCACCCGCATAATCCCTTGGA of Helianthus annuus cultivar XRQ/B chromosome 1, HanXRQr2.0-SUNRISE, whole genome shotgun sequence contains these proteins:
- the LOC118491522 gene encoding probable glucan endo-1,3-beta-glucosidase A6, with the protein product MRVDKTISGYGSGLGAEAQQMLKRKALLGDSLQYLSLYWSSKTLIGDSLLANQPSKLFSSFKSNWCHAHYHSSVVPKGVPVYDGKYIHTVCSEIYLRYFLNTFLRFNLLDAKDKNKKLVGAKIVTFQSKKWCILRSDVPHDKQKLNETMDYACEHADCSAFADGGLCSGLGECEMVSYAFNSFFQMSNQSKESCDFDGLATQVEQDPPKDQCKFNIQIKPNVHEHTDSDSPALHHFHFHHHI